The segment GAGAGATTATCAATTTTGCAACGGTAAATGATAATGAAAAATACTTAATTGTGACCGAGCAGGGGGTACTTCATGAGCTCCAGAAGAAAAACCCCGGCAAAAAATTTTATACACCCTATGGCTCCATGACATGCATCAATATGAAAAAGACCCGTTTGGAAGACGTATATGACAGCCTGGTAAATATGAGGCATGAAATAACAATAGAGACTGAAATCAGGGACAGGGCATATAAGGCATTGATGAATATGCATATCCTGGGAAGGTGATATAATGGATGTTTACGTCGATGTGTTAATTGTGGGCACGGGAGCTGCAGGCATGTATACCGCATTGAACTTGAGATATGACTTGAATGTTTTACTTATTACAAAATCAAGTCTTTCAGAATGCAACAGCAGTCTTGCCCAGGGAGGTATTTCCGTCGCCAAGGATGAAAATGATATAAATCTATTTATAGAAGACACATTAAGGGCCGGAAAATACGAAAATGATACGGCTGCGGTAAATGTCCTTGTAAAAGAATCAAGGGAAAATGTTGGCCGCCTTATAAAATACGGTATGGAGTTTGACAGAGATGGCGGAAACCTTCAATACACCAGAGAGGGTGCCCACAGTATAAACAGGATAGTGCATTGTAAGGACCAGACCGGCAGTAAAGTCATGGAAGCCCTCTTAAAGGAAGTGAGAAAAAGGACCAATATAACCATTTTTGAAAATACTCATCTTGTGGATATACTTCGGTACGGAAATTACTGCTGCGGGGGAGTGGCGTTAAAGGACGGAAAAGTATTATATATACATTCCAGAGTTACAGTTTTTGCTTCGGGAGGAATAGGCGGCATATTCAGAAATTCAACTAATTACAGGAGCATGACCGGTGACGGGATAGCCATAGCATTAAAAAACAATATAAAAGTCAAAGACCTTAATTATATTCAAATTCATCCTACTGCCTTCTATGAAGAAAAATCTTCAGAAAAAAAGTTTCTTATATCCGAAGCCGTAAGGGGTGAGGGCGGCAGGCTTATAAACAAAAACAATGAAAGGTTTGTCGATGAACTTTTACCCAGAGATATTGTGTCTGAAAGGATATTTGAGGAAGAAGCCAGGACAAACATGCCTTATGTAGGGCTTGATATATCCTTTAAAGCCGATGACTATATTGTAGGAAGATTTCCCGGAATATACCATGAATGCTTAAATAGGGGCGTCGATATAACCCATGATGTAATACCGGTCACCCCTGCACAGCACTATTTCATGGGGGGCATTGAAGTCAACCTGTACGCTCAGTCGTCTATGGAAAATTTATTTGCCTGCGGCGAGGTAAGCTGCACCGGCGTCCATGGCGCAAACAGGCTGGCCAGCAATTCCCTGCTTGAAGCACTGGTCTTTTCAAGGAGAGCCTCACAGGTAATTAACAGTACAATAGATTCTATAAGCTTATTGAATGTAAAATGCTCTTACACTGTTGAGAAACTTCGTAATGAACAGAACAGGAACCGGTCGATTTTAATAGAGCAGTTAAAGAAGATTATCGGGGGGATGAAAAGTGAACTGGTCAGTAATTGATGATGTAATAAAAAATGCTCTTTTGGAGGATATCCCTGTAGAGGATATTACGACAGTTAACACAATAAATAAGGACAGCATATCCACTGTCGATCTCATTTCAAAAGAAGATGGAATTATCGCGGGACTCGAAGTATTTGGACACGTGTTTGTTTTGCTGGGGAATGTTTGCTCAGAGTTTTATGTAAATGATGGCACCCAGGTAGTCAAAGGGCAGCTTATTGGCAGGATAAAAGGTAACACCAGAAACATCTTGAGCGGCGAAAGGACGGCACTTAATTTTCTCCAGAGAATGAGCGGTATTGCAACGCTTACAAGAAGGTATGTACAAGAGCTGGAGGGTACCGGAGCCCGGCTTTTAGATACCCGGAAAACCACTCCTAATTTAAGGCTGCTGGAAAAATACGCTGTGAAGGTTGGCGGCGGATACAATCATAGATACAGCCTGTCTGACGGCATTATGTTAAAGGACAATCACATAAGCGCTGCAGGAGGTATAAAAAATGCGGTGGATTCCGTAAGAGACAATTCATCATTTGTAAGAAAAATTGAAGTAGAGACAGAAACCATAGAACAAGTTTACGAAGCATTGGAAGCAAAGGCTGATATTATCATGCTTGATAATATGAATATAGAAACCATGAAGAAAGCCGTAAAAATAATAAATAAAAAAGCCCTTACAGAAGCATCCGGAAATATAACCCTTGAAAATATAAAAAAAGTGGCGGCAACCGGAGTGGATTATATATCTGTCGGTGCAATAACCCATTCATATAAAATACTGGATTTGAGCATAAAGAACCTTCTCAATATCTGAATGGATTTTTAGCATGCCGGCAAATCTTGGCGATCTTCCGCAGAAAATACTTAGAATTTTAGATTGTCTGAGCATAAGAAGTTTAAAAATTCTTGTATTTTCAAGGCAGCGAGCCTTAGGACTTTCTGAGAACTCTCACAATATTCATTTTACTATTCAAAACGCAACAGCCAAATAAGCCGCGATCATAAACTGATTAAATTGAGAAATCGCTACATTTTACTTTAAGGTATTGTAATTATAAAAGAAGCTCCCTATAAAATGAATTTTTATCTGGAGCTTCAATTTTATTATTATTGTGCATATGATTCCTCCGATACATTGCAATAATATAACATTTTCAGATTTACTACAATGTATTTAAGAATCTTATTTTTAGTTTTGCCTCATTCCCATTGAAAACCATTTAATTACTTAATTGAACAACAGTTA is part of the Oxobacter pfennigii genome and harbors:
- a CDS encoding L-aspartate oxidase, with the translated sequence MDVYVDVLIVGTGAAGMYTALNLRYDLNVLLITKSSLSECNSSLAQGGISVAKDENDINLFIEDTLRAGKYENDTAAVNVLVKESRENVGRLIKYGMEFDRDGGNLQYTREGAHSINRIVHCKDQTGSKVMEALLKEVRKRTNITIFENTHLVDILRYGNYCCGGVALKDGKVLYIHSRVTVFASGGIGGIFRNSTNYRSMTGDGIAIALKNNIKVKDLNYIQIHPTAFYEEKSSEKKFLISEAVRGEGGRLINKNNERFVDELLPRDIVSERIFEEEARTNMPYVGLDISFKADDYIVGRFPGIYHECLNRGVDITHDVIPVTPAQHYFMGGIEVNLYAQSSMENLFACGEVSCTGVHGANRLASNSLLEALVFSRRASQVINSTIDSISLLNVKCSYTVEKLRNEQNRNRSILIEQLKKIIGGMKSELVSN
- the nadC gene encoding carboxylating nicotinate-nucleotide diphosphorylase, giving the protein MNWSVIDDVIKNALLEDIPVEDITTVNTINKDSISTVDLISKEDGIIAGLEVFGHVFVLLGNVCSEFYVNDGTQVVKGQLIGRIKGNTRNILSGERTALNFLQRMSGIATLTRRYVQELEGTGARLLDTRKTTPNLRLLEKYAVKVGGGYNHRYSLSDGIMLKDNHISAAGGIKNAVDSVRDNSSFVRKIEVETETIEQVYEALEAKADIIMLDNMNIETMKKAVKIINKKALTEASGNITLENIKKVAATGVDYISVGAITHSYKILDLSIKNLLNI